A stretch of the Myripristis murdjan chromosome 24, fMyrMur1.1, whole genome shotgun sequence genome encodes the following:
- the faua gene encoding FAU ubiquitin like and ribosomal protein S30 fusion a yields the protein MQLFLRAQNTHTLEVTGQETVRDIKAHVQAVEGLLVEDQVLLLAGCPLEDESSLASCGVSEHCTLEVAGRLLGGKVHGSLARAGKVRGQTPKVDKQEKKKKKTGRAKRRIQYNRRFVNVVPTFGKKKGPNANS from the exons ATGCAGCTCTTCTTGCGTGCCCAGAACACTCACACCCTTGAGGTGACCGGACAGGAGACCGTCAGAGACATTAAG gCCCATGTCCAGGCTGTTGAGGGTCTCCTGGTTGAGGACCAGGTGCTGCTGCTCGCCGGATGCCCGCTGGAGGATGAGTCCTCCCTGGCATCCTGCGGTGTCTCGGAGCACTGCACCCTGGAGGTGGCTGGCAGGCTGCTGGGAG gtAAGGTCCACGGCTCTTTGGCCCGTGCCGGAAAAGTGAGGGGACAGACACCCAAG GTTGAcaagcaggagaagaagaagaagaagaccgGCCGTGCTAAGCGTCGCATCCAGTACAACAGGCGCTTTGTGAACGTTGTGCCCACCTTCGGTAAGAAGAAGGGACCCAACGCCAACTCCTAA